The proteins below are encoded in one region of Arthrobacter sp. CJ23:
- a CDS encoding serine/threonine-protein kinase has translation MENLPTVAGAMPLIPGFRPSRELGRGASASVWLAAREADGRLFAVKCLDAGLPDAGAAARQAELLREVRILSRLNHEHLVKTHDVVRLGGAADGSLGLVLDYAAGGSLGQLVASRGRLGVGETVTVLTPVAQVISYLHGHGMTHSDVSPGNILFTAHGKPLLADLGIARMLGEAVPESAAGTPGFADPGGADAGTAGLHPERDVYSLAALGWYCLTGSVPELTAKRPPLSLLVPEVPAGLAAAIEAGLNPDGRHRPSAAELGTAVYRCAAPEPVDLSGSVHATVVPELLTRRQSIAPTGGIRGRLKGLRRIRGHMPAPGTRRRAKSGLRDHARAGHGGHVGVRASRLARWPGSVLIASVLIAVMAVSAIWLFREPVEAAVDAHGAGALAAAQTHETAGAGLPEQLRKQLASDDPVEAVLALSAVRDLALKQGPLQLLDEVNLPGSAAAAADARIRAQLERSQAEGGRLVLAGFTTTLSNIAVEPGTTGERATVAVVASTSAYAERDESGATVSAQAPGQSQELRLVLVRTNGAWRISEILAAAT, from the coding sequence ATGGAGAATTTGCCGACTGTTGCCGGGGCCATGCCGCTGATCCCCGGATTCCGGCCATCCCGCGAGCTGGGGCGCGGCGCCAGCGCCAGCGTGTGGCTGGCCGCCAGGGAAGCGGATGGCCGGCTTTTCGCCGTCAAATGCCTCGACGCCGGACTGCCCGACGCCGGTGCTGCCGCCAGGCAGGCCGAGCTGCTCCGTGAGGTGCGGATCCTCTCGCGGCTGAACCACGAGCATCTGGTCAAGACCCACGACGTGGTCAGGCTGGGAGGCGCCGCCGACGGCAGCCTCGGCCTGGTCCTGGACTACGCCGCCGGGGGATCCCTGGGCCAGCTGGTGGCCAGCCGCGGGAGGCTGGGTGTCGGCGAAACCGTGACGGTCCTGACGCCTGTGGCGCAGGTCATTTCGTACCTGCACGGCCACGGCATGACCCATTCCGATGTTTCACCGGGCAATATCCTCTTCACAGCGCACGGCAAACCCCTGCTGGCGGACCTGGGGATCGCCAGGATGCTCGGCGAAGCGGTTCCCGAATCCGCTGCAGGGACTCCGGGGTTCGCCGATCCCGGCGGCGCCGATGCGGGCACGGCCGGACTTCATCCCGAGCGGGACGTCTATTCCCTGGCCGCACTGGGCTGGTATTGCCTCACCGGATCGGTGCCGGAGCTGACGGCCAAGCGGCCGCCCTTGTCCCTGCTCGTGCCGGAGGTACCCGCAGGACTCGCGGCAGCCATTGAGGCCGGCCTCAACCCCGACGGCAGGCACCGGCCCTCTGCCGCGGAACTGGGAACGGCCGTCTACCGCTGCGCCGCACCGGAGCCGGTGGACCTCTCCGGCTCCGTGCATGCGACGGTCGTCCCCGAACTCCTGACGCGGCGGCAGTCCATTGCGCCCACGGGCGGCATCCGGGGAAGGCTCAAGGGGCTCCGGCGCATCCGCGGGCACATGCCGGCCCCGGGAACGCGACGGCGGGCGAAGAGCGGGCTGCGCGACCACGCACGGGCAGGCCACGGCGGCCACGTCGGTGTGCGGGCGTCCAGGCTTGCCCGCTGGCCAGGTTCCGTCTTGATCGCCTCGGTGCTGATCGCAGTGATGGCGGTTTCGGCCATTTGGCTGTTCCGGGAACCGGTCGAAGCAGCAGTGGACGCACATGGGGCCGGGGCTCTGGCAGCAGCACAGACCCATGAAACAGCCGGAGCCGGATTGCCGGAGCAGCTGCGCAAGCAGCTGGCGTCGGACGATCCGGTCGAAGCGGTCCTTGCCCTTTCGGCCGTGCGGGACCTGGCGCTGAAGCAGGGGCCGCTGCAGCTTTTGGACGAGGTAAACCTGCCGGGGTCCGCGGCGGCCGCCGCCGATGCCAGGATCCGTGCGCAGCTGGAACGGAGCCAGGCGGAAGGCGGGCGCCTGGTGCTGGCAGGATTCACCACGACACTGAGCAACATTGCCGTGGAACCGGGAACCACCGGTGAACGGGCCACGGTTGCCGTTGTCGCCAGCACCTCCGCCTATGCGGAACGCGACGAATCAGGGGCCACCGTCAGCGCCCAGGCTCCCGGACAATCCCAGGAGCTGCGGCTCGTCCTCGTCCGGACGAACGGTGCCTGGCGGATCTCCGAGATCCTGGCCGCCGCGACGTAG
- a CDS encoding TIGR01777 family oxidoreductase → MRIVIAGASGMIGTALAGYLREQGEDVVRLVRRAAGSPDEATWDPAAGVLEESVLDGADAVVNLSGAGIGDRPWTRRRVREIRESRLHATRTLTSAMGRLGTPPAVFISQSASGYYGASRPGLLREDSGPGTGMLAALCVEWEKAARTAPANVRVVAPRTGVVLSRSGGALGPVLPLLKLGLGGPLGNGRQYWPWISLADEVAAFSFLLRSGLEGPVNVCAPESADVNAIVASLAAAFHRPAVLRVPTPVLRLVLGRLADELVLANQRMEPARLTGSGFQWQHPALADATAWLAGTEDG, encoded by the coding sequence ATGCGGATCGTGATTGCAGGAGCCTCCGGAATGATCGGCACGGCGTTGGCCGGGTACCTCAGGGAGCAAGGCGAGGACGTGGTGCGGCTGGTCCGGCGGGCAGCTGGCAGCCCGGACGAGGCCACCTGGGATCCGGCAGCCGGCGTGCTCGAGGAATCGGTGCTGGACGGTGCGGATGCCGTGGTGAACCTTTCCGGCGCGGGCATCGGGGACCGGCCCTGGACGCGGCGAAGGGTCCGTGAAATCCGCGAATCCCGCCTGCATGCCACGCGCACGCTGACCTCGGCGATGGGCCGCCTCGGCACCCCGCCCGCGGTCTTCATCAGCCAGTCCGCGTCCGGCTACTACGGCGCGTCCCGGCCCGGGCTGCTCCGCGAGGACTCCGGCCCGGGCACAGGGATGCTGGCGGCGCTGTGCGTCGAATGGGAGAAGGCTGCGCGGACGGCTCCGGCCAATGTCCGGGTTGTGGCGCCCCGTACTGGGGTGGTGCTCAGCCGCTCGGGAGGGGCACTCGGTCCGGTGCTTCCGTTGCTGAAACTGGGCCTCGGCGGCCCGCTCGGAAACGGCCGCCAGTACTGGCCGTGGATCAGCCTGGCGGACGAGGTGGCTGCCTTCAGTTTTCTCCTGCGCTCCGGGCTTGAAGGTCCGGTCAACGTGTGTGCACCGGAGAGCGCGGACGTCAATGCGATCGTGGCCAGCCTTGCCGCAGCATTCCACCGGCCGGCCGTCCTCCGCGTTCCCACGCCAGTGCTGCGGCTGGTCCTGGGCCGGCTTGCCGATGAACTCGTCCTCGCCAACCAGCGCATGGAGCCGGCACGGCTCACCGGTTCCGGATTCCAATGGCAGCACCCTGCTTTGGCCGACGCCACCGCGTGGCTGGCCGGCACCGAGGACGGCTGA
- a CDS encoding OsmC family protein produces the protein MATTRTAHTVWNGNLIEGAGNTTLDSSGLGTFDVTWKARSESAEGKTSPEELIAAAHSACFSMAFSNGVAGAGFSPEEVNTKADVTFQPGEGITGIHLTVSARIPGATEEEFQALAEDAKVNCPVSQALRATPITLTATLAV, from the coding sequence ATGGCAACAACACGCACCGCACACACCGTTTGGAACGGCAACCTCATCGAAGGCGCCGGCAACACCACGCTGGACAGCTCCGGACTGGGCACCTTCGACGTCACCTGGAAGGCCCGCTCCGAATCCGCCGAAGGCAAGACCAGCCCCGAAGAGCTCATTGCCGCCGCGCACTCCGCCTGCTTCTCCATGGCCTTCAGCAACGGCGTGGCCGGCGCCGGCTTCAGCCCGGAAGAAGTCAACACCAAGGCCGATGTGACCTTCCAGCCGGGCGAGGGCATCACCGGCATCCACCTGACGGTCAGCGCCCGCATCCCCGGCGCCACCGAAGAGGAATTCCAGGCCCTGGCCGAAGACGCCAAGGTCAACTGCCCCGTGTCCCAGGCCCTCCGCGCCACGCCGATCACCCTGACCGCAACGCTCGCCGTCTAG
- a CDS encoding S41 family peptidase — translation MTSSSYLRFPHLHGDLVTFVAEDDVWIAPVEGGRAWRVASQQLQARNPRFTPDGKQLVWTAVVGTSPEVLTADVDGGGYRQLSHFGHSTTRVKGFTPSGDVLVTSAFQQAEGRHTHAYSLPLGGGTAVGLPFGPVDSVAYGPEIGDEKPVVLASVLSREPAWWKRYRGGTAGKLWIDSDGNGEFERLVPQIDGNLADPLWVAGRIAFLSDHEGYGNLYSVLPDGSELRRHTDHEDFYVRHASTDGQRIIFESAGELWLLAGLDSDAVRLDIVLGSASPARRPAPLKAGLHLGDVFPNAEGTASAIETHGTIHWLRHKDGPSRVVEATPGVRARLPRPLTDGRIAYVADHGGVEAIYIKDIAPVLSGSMQLPAPAQPPFPAETGDALPKPVAASAVTGQTGVPSRTPEGRLAAAERPTAVPADDVQETGAQEAGATAAAAQEATGEIRVAFPKPARTSALEASPDGRWLAVGTAFGDVFVADTAEGTLTLLVSVGEGSIEHLAWSPDSRWLAWSEPVTSFGSRSKLRIARPADAQTAIVDVTDGRFCDESPTFTPDGKFLAFLSNRSFDPVYDGHAFDLSFPSPIKPYLVALAADTPSPFGPSVDPLGAPDAGETAGREVAGKGNKAEDTVVPEVRVDAEGLAHRVIGVPVPQGNYSGLTAADGALLWLDTELSGVTGEGRGTLQEKEPAPSLVRYEFAKRKPATLVPAVDRYRLSEDGKRVVFVLDKQISAVPANAKADEESGELVKVDLNRIRVILDPVAAWGQAFDEAWRLQRDFFWTADMAGQDWDAIHARYRPVVERLGSHDDLVDLLWELHGELGTSHAYVRPAAATEPGRNGQGRLGAELKLTAEGWEITRILAGESSDPLATSPLTRPGADAKVGDLLLAIDGVELSASVSPAMQLVGAAGRTVELTLRNGSGHGAAAGRQRRVAVVPVRDEERLRYQDWVQANRRTVREASDGAFGYLHVPDMMANGWAQLHRDLDTETSLDGLIVDVRRNRGGHTSQLVAELIGRKVTGWSMPRGEKPRTYPHHAPRGPVIILADEFAGSDGDIITQVSKLRGIGPVIGTRTWGGVVGIDNRFSLADGTGVTQPRYATWFGGGIGWDVENRGVEPDIEVVFPPHAYAAGTDPQLEYGIGALKEMVQELPTDRPPLREGYRTVRPAPLPARP, via the coding sequence ATGACCTCCTCCAGCTACCTCCGCTTCCCGCACCTGCACGGCGATCTGGTCACGTTCGTGGCCGAAGACGACGTCTGGATCGCCCCCGTCGAGGGCGGCCGCGCCTGGCGCGTAGCGTCCCAGCAACTGCAGGCACGCAACCCACGCTTCACGCCGGACGGCAAACAGCTCGTCTGGACGGCCGTCGTCGGGACCTCCCCGGAGGTCCTCACTGCCGACGTCGACGGCGGCGGGTACCGCCAGCTGAGCCATTTCGGGCACAGCACCACGCGTGTCAAGGGATTCACGCCGTCCGGCGATGTGCTGGTGACCAGCGCCTTCCAGCAGGCCGAAGGCCGCCACACGCATGCCTACAGCCTCCCGCTGGGCGGCGGCACCGCCGTCGGGCTTCCCTTCGGACCTGTCGACTCTGTGGCGTACGGCCCGGAAATCGGCGACGAGAAGCCCGTGGTGCTTGCCAGTGTGCTGTCCCGCGAGCCTGCATGGTGGAAGCGCTACCGCGGCGGCACGGCCGGGAAGCTGTGGATCGACTCCGACGGCAACGGCGAGTTTGAGCGGCTGGTTCCGCAGATTGACGGAAACCTGGCCGACCCTCTGTGGGTGGCGGGCAGGATCGCTTTCCTCTCGGACCACGAGGGCTACGGCAACCTGTACTCCGTACTGCCCGACGGCTCGGAACTGCGGCGCCACACGGACCACGAGGATTTCTACGTCCGGCACGCCAGCACCGACGGCCAGCGGATCATCTTCGAGTCCGCCGGCGAACTGTGGCTGCTGGCCGGACTTGATTCCGATGCCGTGAGGCTGGACATCGTCCTCGGTTCCGCCTCCCCGGCGCGCAGGCCCGCGCCGCTCAAGGCCGGACTGCACCTCGGCGACGTGTTCCCGAATGCGGAGGGCACGGCCAGCGCCATCGAAACGCACGGCACCATCCACTGGCTGCGGCACAAGGACGGGCCGTCACGTGTGGTGGAAGCGACCCCCGGTGTCCGTGCCCGCCTGCCTCGGCCGCTCACTGACGGCCGCATCGCCTACGTGGCGGACCACGGCGGCGTTGAAGCCATCTACATCAAGGACATCGCGCCGGTCCTGTCCGGCAGCATGCAGCTTCCCGCGCCGGCGCAGCCCCCGTTTCCAGCGGAAACAGGGGATGCCTTGCCGAAGCCGGTTGCGGCCTCCGCGGTGACAGGCCAGACCGGAGTTCCCTCCAGGACGCCGGAGGGCCGGCTGGCAGCGGCTGAACGTCCGACGGCGGTGCCTGCCGACGATGTGCAGGAAACAGGTGCACAGGAAGCCGGTGCGACGGCTGCGGCCGCGCAGGAGGCCACCGGCGAAATCCGAGTCGCGTTCCCGAAGCCGGCACGCACCAGCGCCCTCGAAGCGAGTCCGGACGGACGGTGGCTGGCCGTCGGCACGGCCTTCGGCGACGTCTTCGTGGCCGACACGGCCGAGGGAACCCTGACGCTTTTGGTCAGCGTGGGCGAGGGAAGCATCGAACACCTTGCCTGGTCGCCTGATTCCCGCTGGCTGGCCTGGTCCGAGCCCGTGACGTCGTTCGGCTCCCGGAGCAAGCTTCGGATCGCCCGCCCGGCCGACGCGCAGACCGCCATCGTCGACGTGACAGATGGCCGTTTCTGCGACGAATCACCCACCTTCACGCCTGATGGCAAATTCCTGGCCTTCCTGTCCAACCGCAGCTTTGACCCGGTCTACGACGGCCATGCCTTCGACCTCTCCTTCCCGAGCCCCATCAAGCCCTACCTCGTGGCACTTGCCGCGGACACGCCGTCGCCGTTTGGCCCTTCCGTGGATCCGCTCGGAGCCCCGGATGCCGGCGAAACCGCAGGCAGGGAGGTCGCAGGCAAGGGAAACAAGGCCGAGGACACGGTCGTTCCGGAGGTCCGGGTTGACGCCGAGGGCCTGGCCCACCGCGTGATCGGCGTGCCGGTGCCGCAGGGCAACTATTCCGGGCTCACCGCAGCCGATGGTGCCCTGCTCTGGCTGGACACCGAACTCAGCGGCGTTACCGGCGAAGGCCGGGGAACCCTGCAGGAAAAGGAACCGGCACCGTCTCTCGTCCGCTACGAGTTCGCCAAGCGCAAGCCGGCCACCCTGGTGCCCGCCGTGGACCGCTACCGGCTCTCCGAAGACGGCAAGCGCGTCGTGTTCGTGCTGGACAAGCAGATCAGCGCGGTCCCCGCCAACGCAAAGGCCGACGAGGAATCGGGGGAACTCGTCAAGGTTGACCTCAACCGGATCCGCGTCATCCTGGACCCCGTGGCTGCCTGGGGCCAGGCCTTCGACGAGGCCTGGCGGCTCCAGCGCGACTTCTTCTGGACCGCGGACATGGCCGGACAGGACTGGGACGCGATCCACGCGCGGTACCGCCCCGTGGTGGAACGCCTGGGCTCGCACGACGACCTGGTCGACCTCCTGTGGGAACTCCACGGCGAACTCGGCACCTCGCACGCCTACGTCCGGCCCGCCGCGGCCACCGAGCCCGGCAGGAACGGCCAGGGCCGGCTCGGCGCCGAACTGAAGCTCACCGCCGAAGGCTGGGAAATCACCCGGATCCTGGCTGGCGAATCCTCGGACCCGCTCGCCACGTCCCCGCTCACCCGCCCCGGGGCAGACGCGAAGGTGGGCGACCTTCTGCTGGCGATCGACGGCGTCGAGCTCTCCGCCTCGGTGAGCCCCGCCATGCAGCTGGTCGGCGCCGCCGGGCGCACCGTTGAACTTACCCTGCGCAACGGCAGCGGACACGGCGCCGCCGCCGGACGGCAGCGACGCGTTGCCGTGGTGCCCGTCCGGGACGAGGAACGCCTACGGTACCAGGACTGGGTCCAGGCCAACCGCCGCACCGTCCGCGAAGCCTCCGACGGCGCCTTCGGTTACCTGCATGTGCCGGACATGATGGCCAACGGCTGGGCGCAGCTGCACCGCGACCTGGACACCGAAACGTCCCTGGACGGGCTGATCGTGGACGTGCGACGCAACCGCGGCGGCCACACCTCGCAGCTGGTGGCCGAACTGATCGGACGCAAGGTCACCGGCTGGAGCATGCCCCGCGGCGAGAAGCCGCGCACTTATCCGCACCACGCCCCCCGCGGCCCCGTCATCATCCTGGCCGATGAATTCGCCGGCTCCGACGGCGACATCATTACCCAGGTCTCCAAGCTGCGCGGCATCGGCCCGGTGATCGGCACCCGGACCTGGGGCGGCGTGGTGGGGATCGACAACCGCTTCTCCCTGGCTGACGGGACCGGGGTCACCCAGCCGCGCTACGCCACCTGGTTCGGCGGCGGGATCGGCTGGGACGTCGAAAACAGGGGTGTGGAGCCGGACATCGAGGTGGTGTTCCCGCCGCACGCCTACGCAGCCGGAACCGATCCGCAGTTGGAGTACGGCATCGGTGCGCTGAAGGAAATGGTCCAGGAGCTGCCCACGGACCGTCCGCCGCTGCGCGAGGGCTACCGCACGGTCCGTCCAGCGCCGCTCCCGGCCCGGCCGTAG
- the lpdA gene encoding dihydrolipoyl dehydrogenase: MADQATAQEFDILVLGGGSGGYATALRAVQLGFTVGLIEKAKLGGTCLHNGCIPTKALLHSAELADHARDSGKYGVNVTFDGIDMSAVNAYKDGIVAGKYKGLQGLIKSKGITVIEGEGKLQGNNTIVVNGTAYTGKNIVLATGSYSRSLPGLEIGGKVITSDEALVMDYIPKSAIVLGGGVIGVEFASVWKSFGVDVTIIEGLPSLVPNEDASIVKNLERAFKKRGIKFSTGIFFQGVEQDENGVKVTLVDGKTFEAELLLVAVGRGPVTANLGYEEAGITLDRGFVITNERLHTGVGNIYAVGDIVPGVQLAHRGYQQGIFVAEEIAGLNPTIVEDVNIPKVTFCEPEIATVGYTEKGAKEKFGDDQVETQEYNLAGNGKSSILGTGGIVKVVRQKDGPVVGIHMIGSRMGEQIGEAQLIVNWEAYPEDVAQLVHAHPTQNETLGEAHLALAGKPLHG; encoded by the coding sequence GTGGCCGATCAGGCAACTGCGCAAGAATTCGACATCCTGGTACTCGGTGGCGGCAGCGGCGGCTACGCCACGGCTCTGCGGGCCGTACAGCTTGGTTTCACGGTTGGCCTTATCGAAAAGGCAAAGCTCGGAGGCACCTGCCTCCACAACGGCTGCATCCCCACCAAGGCACTGCTGCACTCGGCTGAACTGGCCGACCACGCACGCGATTCCGGCAAGTACGGCGTGAATGTCACGTTCGACGGCATCGACATGTCAGCCGTGAACGCGTACAAGGACGGCATCGTTGCCGGCAAGTACAAGGGCCTGCAGGGACTCATCAAGTCCAAGGGCATCACGGTCATCGAAGGCGAAGGCAAGCTGCAGGGCAACAACACCATTGTTGTGAACGGCACCGCCTACACCGGCAAGAACATCGTTCTGGCCACGGGCTCCTACTCGCGCTCGCTTCCCGGCCTGGAAATCGGCGGCAAGGTCATAACCTCCGACGAGGCCCTGGTGATGGACTACATCCCCAAGAGCGCCATCGTGCTCGGCGGCGGCGTCATCGGCGTCGAGTTCGCTTCCGTCTGGAAGTCCTTCGGTGTGGACGTCACCATCATCGAGGGCCTGCCCTCCCTCGTCCCGAACGAGGACGCCTCCATCGTGAAGAACCTGGAGCGCGCCTTCAAGAAGCGCGGCATCAAATTCAGCACCGGGATCTTCTTCCAGGGCGTGGAGCAGGACGAGAACGGCGTCAAGGTCACCCTCGTTGACGGCAAGACCTTCGAAGCAGAGCTGCTGCTGGTCGCCGTCGGCCGTGGCCCCGTCACCGCAAACCTCGGCTACGAAGAAGCCGGCATCACGCTGGACCGTGGCTTCGTCATCACCAACGAGCGCCTGCACACCGGCGTCGGCAACATCTACGCCGTGGGCGACATCGTCCCGGGAGTGCAGCTGGCCCACCGCGGCTACCAGCAGGGCATCTTCGTCGCCGAAGAAATCGCCGGCCTGAACCCCACCATCGTTGAAGACGTGAACATCCCCAAGGTCACGTTCTGCGAGCCTGAAATCGCCACCGTCGGCTACACCGAAAAGGGCGCCAAGGAGAAGTTCGGCGACGACCAGGTGGAGACCCAGGAATACAACCTGGCCGGCAACGGCAAGAGCTCCATCCTCGGCACCGGCGGCATCGTCAAGGTTGTCCGCCAGAAGGACGGCCCCGTCGTCGGCATTCACATGATCGGCTCCCGCATGGGCGAGCAGATCGGCGAAGCACAGCTGATCGTCAACTGGGAAGCATACCCGGAGGACGTCGCACAGCTGGTCCACGCCCACCCGACGCAGAACGAAACCCTGGGCGAAGCCCACCTTGCCCTCGCGGGCAAGCCGCTTCACGGTTAA
- a CDS encoding VOC family protein, producing the protein MESHTHNDAAPARKPPRIATIMVNAVDAEELAGFWSALLDLPVSARSGQFLWLRPAAAGMPQLAFQQVEAPTEGRRRLHLDIHDDDPAGLRRKAESLGAVFVEGHDLGDFHWDVMQDPEGNEFCIAHD; encoded by the coding sequence ATGGAGAGCCACACGCACAACGATGCCGCCCCGGCCAGGAAGCCGCCGCGGATTGCCACGATCATGGTCAACGCGGTGGACGCCGAAGAACTGGCCGGATTCTGGTCTGCGCTGCTGGACCTTCCCGTCTCGGCGAGGTCCGGGCAGTTCCTCTGGCTCCGGCCTGCTGCTGCCGGTATGCCGCAGCTGGCCTTCCAGCAGGTGGAGGCGCCCACCGAGGGCCGCCGGCGCCTGCACCTGGACATCCACGACGACGACCCTGCCGGCCTGCGCCGCAAGGCTGAATCGCTCGGGGCCGTGTTCGTGGAGGGCCATGACCTGGGGGACTTCCACTGGGATGTCATGCAGGACCCCGAAGGCAACGAGTTCTGCATCGCCCACGACTGA
- the sucB gene encoding 2-oxoglutarate dehydrogenase, E2 component, dihydrolipoamide succinyltransferase has product MSESVNLPALGESVTEGTVTRWLKQVGDRVEIDEPLLEVSTDKVDTEIPSPIAGVIEEILVAEDETAEVGAPLVRIGDGSGSAAPAAEAAPAEAAPAAPVVEEAPAAPAAEAPAAPAPVAAGEGHEVTLPALGESVTEGTVTRWLKAVGDTVEIDEPLLEVSTDKVDTEIPSPVAGTLQEIRVNEDETAEVGSVLAVIGSGAAAPAAPAPAAAPAPVAAAPVAAPAPAAAPDSAAAPAPVAAAPVAAPAPAAPVAAAPAESGYVTPLVRKLANQHGVDIAAVAGTGVGGRIRKQDVLAAAEAKNAAAPAAAPAAPAAATASKPAAAPVVASSLRGTVAKAPRIRQVIARRMRESLEISTQLTQVHEVDMTKVAKLRLKAKNSFQAQNGVKLTFLPFIAKAVAEALKQHPKLNAAYDEDKQEITYHNAEHLAIAVDTDKGLLVPVISDAGNLNLAGLAGKIADVAGRTRDGKIGPDELSGGTFSITNIGSVGALFDTPIINQPQVGILGTGAIVKRAVVVADENGDDSIAIRSMMYLSLTYDHRLVDGADAGRFLQTLKARLEEGAFEADLGL; this is encoded by the coding sequence ATGTCTGAATCCGTTAACTTGCCCGCCCTCGGTGAGAGTGTCACCGAAGGAACCGTCACCCGCTGGCTCAAGCAGGTTGGTGACCGGGTAGAGATCGACGAGCCGCTGCTCGAGGTTTCCACCGACAAAGTAGACACCGAAATCCCCTCTCCGATCGCTGGCGTCATCGAGGAAATTCTCGTCGCTGAGGACGAGACCGCCGAAGTTGGCGCTCCCCTGGTGCGCATCGGCGACGGCTCCGGTTCTGCTGCTCCCGCTGCCGAAGCCGCGCCGGCCGAGGCCGCACCCGCTGCCCCCGTGGTAGAGGAAGCCCCCGCAGCTCCGGCCGCCGAGGCACCTGCTGCTCCGGCACCCGTCGCCGCAGGCGAAGGCCACGAAGTGACCCTCCCGGCCCTGGGCGAAAGCGTCACCGAAGGAACCGTTACCCGCTGGCTGAAGGCCGTGGGCGACACGGTTGAGATCGACGAGCCGCTGCTCGAGGTTTCCACCGACAAGGTCGACACCGAGATCCCGTCCCCGGTTGCAGGCACCCTGCAGGAAATCCGTGTGAACGAGGACGAGACCGCAGAGGTCGGCTCCGTTCTGGCCGTCATCGGCTCCGGCGCAGCCGCACCCGCTGCTCCGGCTCCGGCCGCTGCTCCGGCACCCGTCGCCGCAGCTCCCGTTGCCGCACCGGCTCCGGCCGCTGCTCCGGATTCGGCCGCAGCACCGGCACCCGTCGCCGCAGCCCCCGTTGCCGCACCGGCACCTGCTGCCCCGGTAGCTGCTGCCCCGGCCGAATCCGGCTACGTCACTCCCCTGGTCCGCAAGCTCGCCAACCAGCACGGTGTGGACATCGCCGCTGTGGCAGGCACCGGCGTCGGCGGCCGCATCCGCAAGCAGGACGTGCTCGCCGCGGCAGAAGCCAAGAACGCTGCCGCCCCGGCAGCTGCACCGGCTGCACCGGCCGCCGCAACCGCAAGCAAGCCCGCCGCCGCCCCGGTGGTTGCGTCCTCGCTGCGCGGCACCGTAGCCAAGGCACCGCGCATCCGCCAGGTCATCGCCCGCCGCATGCGCGAGTCCCTCGAGATCTCCACCCAGCTGACGCAGGTGCACGAGGTCGACATGACCAAGGTCGCCAAGCTCCGCCTCAAGGCCAAGAACTCGTTCCAGGCCCAGAACGGCGTCAAGCTGACCTTCCTGCCCTTCATTGCCAAGGCTGTCGCCGAGGCGCTCAAGCAGCACCCCAAGCTCAACGCTGCCTACGATGAAGACAAGCAGGAAATCACCTACCACAACGCCGAGCACCTGGCGATCGCCGTCGACACCGACAAGGGCCTGCTGGTTCCGGTCATCTCCGACGCCGGCAATCTGAACCTTGCCGGCCTGGCCGGCAAGATCGCCGACGTCGCAGGCCGCACGCGTGACGGCAAGATCGGCCCGGACGAACTGTCCGGCGGCACGTTCAGCATCACCAACATCGGTTCCGTTGGCGCCCTGTTCGACACCCCGATCATCAACCAGCCGCAGGTGGGCATCCTCGGCACCGGCGCCATCGTCAAGCGCGCCGTTGTTGTTGCCGATGAGAACGGTGACGACTCGATCGCCATCCGCTCCATGATGTACCTCTCGCTCACGTACGACCACCGCCTGGTGGACGGCGCTGACGCTGGCCGCTTCCTGCAGACCCTCAAGGCCCGCCTTGAGGAAGGTGCGTTCGAGGCAGATCTGGGACTCTAG